The Prionailurus bengalensis isolate Pbe53 chromosome E2, Fcat_Pben_1.1_paternal_pri, whole genome shotgun sequence region agttcaagccctgcattgggctctctgctgtcagcacagaactcaccTCAGGTCCTCTGTTactccccctctcgctgcccctctcccactcatgctctctttctcattctcaaaaataaataaacatttttttaatttaaaaaaagaagtgggaatATTGGTGAAGTAACAGACTCCTGTGATCGCCCTTGTTAAAATTGCAACCCCGCCCTCATTCCATTTCCCCTTTTCTGCTTCGTATTTCTTCATAGAACTTGTCATATTCTAATAAGCTGTATAATCGTGCTTACTTATTGTATTTACAGCCTGTTTCCACCACGAGGATATCAAGTCCCTGAGGACTGGGCTTGTCTTCTGTTCTCTATCtctagtgcctagaacagtgcctgctgtgtgtgtgtgtgtgtgtgtgtgtgtgtgcgcgcgcgcgcgtgtgtgtatacTACTGagattttgcatatatatatatatatatatatatatatatatatataaagttgagAGGACTGAAGGGAGCAGGTGCCACCTCCCTGTGCACAGGTCACCAAGAAACCCGTAGGGAAGGGTATTGGGGAGGAGCCTGGTAATAACTTGAGTGGTTATTACCCATCTGGATGCTATCGGGCTTAGGGAGCCTGATATGAGAGAGAAGCTAACAGATGACATGATGTCAAATGAATACACACTTGTTGAatagaatgagtgaataaatgaacgaaAGGCTGCGTGGGTGAAGGAATAATTGAAATAACGAACAAATGATGTGCTGTGAGTACTCTAGTTCCATTTTCCCTTGCAGAGAAAGATGGCACGCGGGCTCCTGCACCGTCCCTTGTAATCGCCAGGGGGCGCAGAAAGGCCGGGTCCCCAAGAGCCTGTCCCaggacccgccccccccccccccccccccccgggagcccCAGCCGCGGGAGCCCCAGCCGCCGGGCCCCGGCCTGGGACTCCGGGATTGCGCCCATACCTAGACCGTGCACGGCTGCGGGCTTTACTCGGTGCAGAGACCAGTCCCTGCGCTGCAggcggggaaactgaggtccggtCGCCTGGGGCGGAGCTGGCCCCCGGGCGAGCCcgagcccccgcccccggccggccccgccccggcccgtaAGAGGCCCCCTGGGCGCCTGGCGAAAGCGCACAGTGCTGCGCGGGGGCCGGGGCCAGGACCGCGATGGCAGCTCAGCGGCTGGGCAAGCGGGTGCTGAGCAAGCTGCAGTCTCCGTCGCGGGCCCGCGGGCCGGGGGGAAGCCCCGGGGGGCTGCAGAAACGTCACGCGCGTGTCACCGTCAAGTATGACCGGCGGGAGCTGCAGCGGCGGCTGGACGTGGAGAAGTGGATCGACGGGCGCTTGGAGGAGCTGTACCGCGGCagggtgaggcagggagggggatggaggggtggtggggggggggaccgaCAGACCCCGGGCCCGCACCCTCTACGCCCTTCGGGTCTCTGGTTGCTTGTGCTGGCCTCGGTCACACAAGAGCACGCACGCACGGGACCAGGCACTCATGGGACTCCTTGGCCCTAGTGTCTCCCCTCCATGGCACTATGCTTGTGGACATGGACACACACTTGGGTCTCCAGAGATGTGTCCAAACACCTGGGGAAGGCCAGTGATTGAGCGCACGGGGGGTGAGGAGGCAAAGTTGCAGAGCCTGAGCGGCCATATCTGGAgaaaagttgggggagggggaggtcttAAAGCCAAACATAGATATGGTGACCGGGAAGATACTAAGACGAGGAgacgcacagcaaaggaagcaacagCATTTACAGACGTGCACAGCGACAAGTTAGAGCCACTAGCAGACACAGCAACAGAAGCAACAGCCAGGTATAGACGTACAGACTCTCAAGGACACACGCCGTGGTCACCTGCAGATCAACGTGTGCTGTAATTCCAGGCACCCACAGGCATCCTGGCACAGGCCACAGCCCCATGCAGACACACAGTTACAACGACAACCACACAAAAGAGCTCCGGTTACAGCTCTTCATAGATACACAGTGTAGCAATTCACAGACGGTCCCAGCTTCACCTACCCCGGTACACCAAACGGTTCAACTAACAGCCACCCATTTTCTCCTACAAGCAAAACCAATAACCACGTGGCAAACACAATGGCAGATGCGACAGCCACTCACAGACATAAAATCACAGGAATGACCTCTACACCCGGACAGAAAACCACACAAGCGACACAGGTAGAAACAGATGCCCGACGGCAGAAATTACCGCCGTCCTGTCCGTGGGCACCCGGGGCCGAAGCTACCGCCCGAGGTGTTGACGCAGAGGCCGCAGACAGACATTTCACACGCTGGGCTGGAGTCTCTGCTTGAAGTCAACACCGTGCAACACAAAAACGCAGTCACGGGGACCTGATGGTTGTGTCGCTGCACTGGCAGGACGCATAAACACTCCTCAGCACGGCTTGGAGGCAGAAGGAGCCATGGCCCCTCACGGTGACGTGGGGCCCTTTTGTTCTGACATGCGGGTAGGCTCCTGGAAGTGGACAGAGAAGTCCAGTTGCCAGCGGTAGGTGACATCCTCAGACAGTGGGCGCTATAGCTGCCATGACACATTGACGATGACACGGCTAAGCCAGAGCCACACGCCTCCCGGTCACGGGACCATAGGCCCCCGTgcaatccacacacacacacacacacacacacacacacacacatgaggcCGCACACCTCTGCCTCTTGGGCCGGCCCCAGCCCCTTGGCATCGGGCTCTGGCTCACACGCAGAGCCTCACACAGGCTGTGTGGCACACTTCTAGACTCTCCCTGCCTTTGCCCCTTCTCCGCACACAAACCCAGGACCAGCCAGCCCTGAGGTCCACAGTGAAGTCAGAAGCActttgggtgggggaggaaaaaatCTGTAGCCTCAGGGATCTCTTGCTTTGACAGCTGGATTCTGTCCCCCACAGGGATAATGAGCCTGCATTTGGCTCTTTGCCCCAAGAGGCTATACTAGAAATCCCCCTCTTGGCTGCTTACAGTTGGGCTCGTGGCTCATCCCGCCCGCCCACTCTGGGGGGCTTTGGTGGCCACCTCTCTGGACTGACCAGGGCACACTACTAGGCCTGGGGGCTGCCCTGAGCCCTACCCACCCTTGCTGTCCTCTTGGGCAAGGGGCTGCCCCCCAGCAGGAGGCTCTGGcctgcctgctcccctcccccacaactaGTGCTTAGACTTTTCCTTGAAAGGGCAGAGCCAGCCCCTCTCCTGAATCCCAGAATCTGACATTCCAAGACTCGACCAGGCCTGTTTCCCACTATGGGAACTGGGGCCAAGAGGAGAGACCTGTGCCAGCCCCAAGGCTCTCTGGGCCCTGGGGCCCAGGCATCTGAGCTGGTACAGGCCCCTTGGCCTCTGTCAACCCATCTGtcacccctccccctcacccccccccccaacacccagaTGTCCCGCCTTGGTGGTGCTGTCCCTGACTGCCACATTGTTGCTCCAGAACACGccagctgggccctggggctggTGGGGCTTCTCCAGAGCCCTGGACAAAGgcgagggagggacaggagagggaccctgaccacccctccctccctgccttagGAGGCAGACATGCCTGATGAGGTCAACATTGATGAATTGTTGGAATTAGAGAGTGAAGAGGAGAGAAGCCGGAAGATCCaggtaggtgggggtggggtggggggggaaagcTGCCGCCCCAGCAATAGTTACCaggtttattgagcacttagtatgtgccaggcactgttccagttGTTTTGCACttaactcattttatcctcacaaatCCTGTCAAGGGTTTATCATCTCCGTTTTGTTATTATCACTATAATTatctcccattttccagatgaggaaaatgaggcccacAGAGATTTAATCACTTGCTCGGGGCCCCAGCTCAGAAAGAGCAGAGCTGGGAGTCAAGGCCAAGCAGTCTGACTGCTCTGACCTTGCTGTCAGGACCTGTGCTCTCCCAGAGACAGGAAGTACTGTGTGACCTCCTGGCCCTCTCTGGATTCAGAGCGGGTCCTGGTGCCAGTTTCTGGACTCTACCCTAACGCCCTCCACCACGCCCCCTCCGCCCCTTCTTGCTCTGTAAGACCCTTGGGCCATGTTCCTCTCTTGAAACCAGATGGGAAGTCCACCCTAGAGTCTGACTTCCTTTTGTCTTGTTGCCTCGGGGCTTTGTTGGGAAAGAAGGGGCTGGAGGGGATTAGGTGCTAGTCatttactattttctctttttttgcggGGGGCTGGGGTGTTTAGGGACTCCTGAAGTCGTGCAAGAACCCCACAGAGGTGAGTTTGCCCTCCCACGCGGCAGGCCCTGTTCTGGCCCCCTGCATCCTGGTGGAAAAGGGggtccctggggaggagggaaggcgcTGTCTTGCCCAGGGTCGTCAGAGGGAACTCTGGGGAGCCCTCTGTGTCGCTCAGCCCTTTTCTCATCTCCAGTGGTGTCTTTGTCTTCCTCACCCTggctcctctctccccatctgccaCTGGGGCCCCATTATCTCCTCCCCACTGAGACGCTCCCCATCTGTCTCCGgtttctgcctttcctctgctgttCTCTCCTTGGGGCCTCCAGTCTTTGGGCTCAGCCTCTCTCCGGGTATCCCCTACTCCCCTCCCTGGgctgcttctcccttccccacctctgggGCCCTCCCATCCCTGCAGGCCCTGAAGCTGAGCGGCCCAACCCCTCCCACTTCCTTCCCtgctttaaaagggaaaaatattcatGTTTCTCTAAATGGCTCTGGGCTGCCTGAGGGACAAACGTCATTGTGTGTCTGTCTGCCCTGGAGTGAAGGCCTCTGTCCCTGGGGACCCTCCTGGTGATCTCTTGGCCTGTGAAACCTCTTGATGTCTCTCTGTGGCtatttcttctctgtcctttcgtctctccctctgcatctgtctctgtctctgtcttggtCCCagtttctgggtctctgtctctctccctgtctgtgtctctatctctccctgtgtctctcactgtttctctccgactctctctgtttctctccctgtctttctctgtgtgtctccctctctctttcccagtcTCTACCTTTCGTCCCCCTCCCTAACTACCCCCGAGCCCTCTCACTGACCAGGTCAGAGGGAatgggggctgggtgggtggggttggccccacccctccccatgtTCTCAGGACCCCTGCCCTGTCCTCAGGACTTCGTCCAGGAGCTGCTGGTGAAGCTTCGAGGCCTCCACAAGCAGCCAGGTCTCCGCCAGCCCAGCCCCTCCGGTGACAGCAGCCTGAGCCCCCTCCAGGACCTGGCCCGGACCGCGCCACCCTGACCTTCTCGCCTCTGCggccccctcccttctccccttcactCCACACCGTCCTGGCTTGTTTATAAGTTGTATGTAATGGTTCTATAACAACACCGCGTGCCTGTTTTTCCTCTCCCTGATCACTGGGCTCCCCCGAGCTCCCCCAacacctccctctctcccgctGCGTCTCCTCGTGTCCCAGCACCCGCAGCTGGCCCGACAGATGGAGGCTCACTCCTCAGCCAGAGAGCATGAGAACAGGCCCTGCTGACCttgcacccctgcccccccccccccagggactCATCTTGtcattccccacctcccccaccccgccagccTTGGTCGGCCCAGCACAAGCCAGCAAGGCCACAGTAGGTGTCATTCAGGGTTCCTGTGGGAATGATGGTCTGTGGTCCTTGCATCATGGGAGACGTGCAAAACCAAACGTGCCCAACATCACCACAAGACACCATGAACAGAACAATTTAAGGGGGCTTCCTGAAGAAAGTGACATTGAGGCAAGGCTTTGAAGGATGCATGGGAGTTTGTGTAACGGGTACCCATATCGGAGGACTCTGAACCTTGTGGGTGGAGGGACTGACATTGAGACTAAGCCGGGGGAAGATACCAAATATTGGCAGGGCCATCGGCTAATCAGGATGTTCAAGTCCCCTGGAGCTGGATCAGGGAGGCCCCTGGGCTGGAGCAGCGGGGAGGCCTGAAGGGTTACAGGGGAGGGGCTAGGGCTCAGAAGTTGTGGTAGCTATTTAACCCAAACTAgaagtatttcagtattttaacagCAGATCTAGTTGTACCCGTAGTCCTGGCTGTGTACAGTCGGGATACGGGGTGGGCCAGGGCCAGAGCAAGGGgatctctgcccccacccccaccccccagggcaaAGCACACTTCACATATTGCCTCTACTACTGACTGGATTTGAGTCCCAGCCCCTGTCCTTACCCCGTGCCACCCAGCAGCCCAGCTAGGATCAGGCACCCATCCCAGGGGGTCTGAGCTCTGGCAGGAAGAGAAGACGTGGCTGAAGAAGAGGGGAATGCAGGGACACCTTGCCTGTTCAGCCCTTCAGGTGGCCTTGCTGTCCCTACACAGACTTCAGGCTTCagtgtctcccttcctccacctaAATGTATAGAGAATGAATGTGTGGAAGATGGGGGTATCCCTCCTGGCATCCGATCACCTGGGCCCATCTCCCAGAACATCCTCGGGGCCCACGGAACCCTTTGAACTTCCCTCTCACAACCTGTTTTTGGTTCCTCGTTTTGTGGAGGTGGTCTGTGCTCAAAACTTAGGTTCTAAAGTCCTGGGTGTCCCATGTGTTGAGcgtcccagtttcctcatctggaaaatggggacttcacagatgaggaaactgaggccacgtTTAGTGCTATCATGTGCCCCAAGTCACACATCTGGAAAGTGGCACTGGTCTTCAGTCCCTTGcacctgactccagagcccaacTACTCAACTCCTACCCTACAATGCTCCTATAAACCATAGCGGTGAGTGCTATGCTTTAGTGTCAGGAAGAGGTTGACTAACTCATACTACAGTGTTAGTGACTGCTCATACTCCTGAGATGTCCtatccaattatttttaaatgttcattttatttttgaaagagtgtgagcagaggaggggcagggggtgggggacagaggatctgaagcaggctctgcactgacagcagaaagcccaatatggggctcaatctcatgaaccatgagatcaaggtCTGGGCCAAAGccagatgtgtaactgactgagccaaccaggtgcccctgtattgctCTTTAGATAGGATatctcagggggtgcctgggtggctcagtcggttaagcatcgtcCCTGGCTAGCAAAGATGTACCTTGGGAACACTGATTTTCAAGCCCCCTGATGTGACAAAGCCCCAAAGGACACCGTGTCTCTGACCTGCCACCCTTGAACTGCCCCACTTGCCTCCTCACCAGGCTCCCTGCCTCTGTTTCCCACTCAGCAGCCAGATAACACCTTTCCTTCGCTCTCCCCTTTGTCTCCATccactcccttcccttttccGCTTTCCTccaattcatcatttaaaaaatcaatttctaggTATTGTTCTACGATTTCTTTATGCAAATACAAACAAGCGGGAACCTAGATTCTGCCCCAACCTTGCTCTTTTTCACAAAACAACCCACCTTGGAGATCTTTCATATCACAACCCCTCCGTGGGCTTCCCTTGGTCTCAGAACAAAGCCAAAGCCCTCCCCTATATACTCCTCCCTGCACTCTCCCGCTTCCCCACCTCACTCCCTCCAGGACCACAGACACGTTTCCTCTGCCCAGAGCACTCTTCTCTGAGGGCCCCTCGTCCTCCTTTCATGTAATCTCAGAGAGGTTTCTGTGAGCCCCTTATCTAAGGAGCCACACCTTCTGTCACTATCCTGTCACTCTGATTTAGTTTCTCCATAGAATTTATTACACCCTGACATAATCTGTTATTTTATTGTCTGTCTATACTCCCCAACCTTCAGAATATTAGCTCCTTGCCTGCCTTGAGTATGGCTGTCCTCCTGTCTGGAACAGTGtcgggcacacagtaggtgcttgcCCCAAACAGTGCCCCCTGGTGGCCACATTCTCTCTCCGCACACAGTAAGCCTCCTCGTATAGAAGTGAGGTCTTAGCGCCCCCTCGTGGCTATGTGAGTTGGTTTTAAACTGCACCCCAGAGGTTAGTTACTCTGGGAACGCGGCGGGGGTGCGGGGAGAAGGTGTCAGAtggattttaattaaaagagCAGGCTCCAGACGCAGCTGCTACCAGGCACTCATCCATCTGATCAACACCAGAGGCTTTGCTAATTAGAATGATAAATATTAGAAATGGGCTTTTATCAATGATTCGGCTGGTATTCACAATTGactaaaatgttttagaaatacttttCATCCTCATAATAAACAGGGCAGCAAGTCAGCAGATTATCATGGTTGATATAAGATCaacctacaggggcgcctgggtggcgcagtcggttaagcgtccgacttcagccaggtcacaatctcgcggtctgtgagttcgagccccgcgtcgggctctgggctgacagctcagagcctggagcctgcttccgattctgtgtctccctctctctctgcccctcccccgttcatgctctgtctctctgtcccaaaaataaataaatgttgaaaaaaaaaaaagatcaacctACAAAAATCAGGATCATTTCTGTAACACTATAATAAccaatttgtgtttattttttatgtttatttttctttcttttttttgttatcccctctcccccatttatttttgagagagagagagagagagagagagtgagggtgtgcgggggaggagcagaggaagagagagagagagagggagagaatcctaagcaggctccatgctgtcaacgcagagcctgacccagggcttggtcttgtgaacagtgagatcatgacctgaactgaaatcaagagtcagaagctcaaccgagccacccaggtgcccctgtaataaCCAATTCAAAcaaagttttaggggtgcctggctggctcagtccgtagagcatgcaactcttttttttttttttttaatgtttatttatttttgagagacagagtgtgagcagtggaggaacagagagacagggagacacagaatctgatgcaggctccaggctccgagttgtcagcacagagcccaatgtggagcttgaactcaccaaccatgagatcatgacctgagccgaagtcagatgcttaactgactgagccgcccaggcgccccatgcatcTCTTAATTTCAGGGTCAtcagttggagccccacgttgggcacagggattacttttaaaaaattaaaatgtcaataaaggATACAGAAGgtattctgaaaaaaatgaaaccatccaTATCCTTAGATAGGCTATCTTAATATTATCCACATGTCAATTCTCTCAAAATTAGTCTACATGCTTAAAGCAATCttaatcaaaatgtttttttttttaaatacttgataaaccaattctaaaatttatatggaggcacagggtacctgggtggctcagtcggttgagcgtctgacttcggctcaggtcataatctcatggtttgtgagtttgagccccgcgtcgggctcgctgctgttcGTGCAGGgcctcctttggatcctctgtcccctgctctctctttgcacctcccctgctcatgttctctctctctcaaaaacaaataaatatttaaaaaattatatggagGAATAAAGGTATACAGGTAGctaagtcaacattaaaaaggaagggagggtctaggggtgcctgggtggctcagcaggttacgcgtccaactttgattttggctcaggtcatgatctcatggttcatgggttccagccccacatcgggctcttcactgtcagctgggagcctgctggagatcctctctctccctctctctctgcccctcccctgaggggaaaaaaaaggaagaggggatTCTGCATTACCAAATATTAAGACCAACTGCAAAGCCACAGTTATAAAAACAGTGGGATACAAGAACAGGTGCATGCACCAAAGGAACAGAACAGACTCACAGGCAGACCCAGGCCCGTTTAGGGACGTAAGACGAGACAGGTTGCATTGCCATTCCATGGAGGAAAGGATGGATTGTTCACTGTGACTTTAGGAAAACTTGCACattctatggagaaaaagaaaatggacccttacctcacaccacacacaaagaCTCTAAATGaagtaaagacctaaatgtaaagaattaaactatggaggggcacctgggtggctcagtttgttaaacatccaactttggctcaggtcatgatctctggttggtgagttcaagccccacgttgggctctgtgctgacagcttggagcctggagtctgcttcggattctgtgtctgcctctctctctgcccctcccccactcattctctctctctctctctctctctctctctccccctctttcaaaaataaataaataaacaaacaaaaacaaggagaggggtgcctggctggcttagttggcagagcagggttgtaagtttgagccccacattgggtgtagggatcacttaaaaataaaaatcttaacaaaaaaataaaacaacaatgagacaTCAGTTAACACCTATTGATCAGGAAAAATTAGAAAGCTGGATGataccggggcacctggctggctcagttggaggagcctgcaactcttgatcttggggttatgagtttgagccctacgttgggtgtagagattaggtAAAGGTAAAATctttaaagttttgttattttattttatttttattttattttactttattttaatgtttattcatttttgagagacagagacagagcacacaagcagagaaggtaaggaggggggtggggacacagaatccggagcaggctccaggcttcgagttgccaacacagagcctgacgcggggctggaactcatgagccgtgagatcgtgacctgagccgaagtcggatgctcaaacgcCTCagtcaccccggtgccccaagtttttattttattttagagaaacagtgtgtgaacagaggagaggggcagagggagagagaaagaatcttaagcaggctccacactcagcttggagcctgacgtggggcttgatcccacgacctgggatcatgacctgagactaaatcaagagttggacactgaaccaactgagtcatccaggagccccattaaaggtaaaatctttaaaaagaaggaaagaagaaagaaagaaagaaagaaagaaagaaagaaagaagaaagaaagggaaaagaaagcaaggaagtaacaaagaaagaaaaagcaagcaagcaggcaaGCTAGATGATACTAAGTGTTGGCAGTGGCATTGACCAACAGAACAGACCAGCAAGCATGCATGGAGTGCGTGGTAACGCACGGTAAGTGAACTGGATAAACAC contains the following coding sequences:
- the PPP1R14A gene encoding protein phosphatase 1 regulatory subunit 14A; translated protein: MAAQRLGKRVLSKLQSPSRARGPGGSPGGLQKRHARVTVKYDRRELQRRLDVEKWIDGRLEELYRGREADMPDEVNIDELLELESEEERSRKIQGLLKSCKNPTEDFVQELLVKLRGLHKQPGLRQPSPSGDSSLSPLQDLARTAPP